DNA from Triplophysa rosa linkage group LG12, Trosa_1v2, whole genome shotgun sequence:
GCCTTTAAATGACAATAACAGGGTAAGAAGATCCAGttcagcaaacacacacatgtcatatatgttatttgtGCGGCTGATGTtaatgaagtgtgtgtgtgtgtgtgtgtgtgtttgctctgATCCAGACAGAAAAGTCTTGTGAGAGAGTTCAGGCGGAATCACAGACAGGTATGACCACACAATGTTTGCATGAATCTGGTCGTACATGAAGAGGCATTAGCAGGACACTACTAcaaaacacacaatcacacaagcatgtgtttgtgtagtcAAACTTGCtgtatgtttgttgtttgtttgtgtatgtgtggctTCTTCAATCATGCTATTAAGAttaagcacacaaacacagagaatcTCATGTGACCACAGCAGCAGTGAAGCTCCGCCTCCTCACTGTCAATCATGCTTTAGTTGTCCAGTCAGAGGCGATGTGTTTATATTGAGAATTAGAGGTCTGCACGGGCTTTAAACGAAAGCCCGAACCCGGCCCGaccattacagttacattttaaacCTGAACCCGAAGTGCGTTGAACAGCAAGCTTTGTTGAAATGTGCTTTGtttgaaattaaacaaatagctccatgtaagcaaacacagtttcatcaaggcacggcggccccctcagcagtgaacacacaagaaaaaataagaaatagcacagacttaccaataacgaaactttgctgtgggtgaacaggtgtaaaagtcaaaaatcatTGTTGAACCCTCTGGAAGTGTTGGTTTAAGCGCCGTCCTCCTCTGATTAAAAGTTAGTCCAGCGGCACTGAAGTTCCTCTCGCTGCGGCTGCAGGGATGCTGAGGAAGGACACTACGGGCCGgtcttgacagtaatgacaCGATTCATTCAGTGCAGTTTTCCCTGCATCATTTAGAACTGTAATACGTTTTCCATCGCTAATCTTTTGCTTTATCGCACTCATCTTACCATCACCTGCTGTGTCGTGATGACGAGGACAAGAGCGGGAGCACGTGCGCAGAACAGTTTATgtgaaaagtgtgtgttttctctcgtgttttttgtggtcacaacacagcaaacacgcaagcacacgttattcattaaacattaacccaAACCTTGCAGACCTCTTTTGAGAATTCTTCATCCGGAGGCCTGAATGAAAGTCATCTTCAGAGAGTGTCAGTCATGTGACGTTTGACACgcgcgtgtgtgtttatgttcatctgctgtttttgttgtgtgACAGAAATTCAGCAGTCCAGCAAACACAAAGATCGCAGGAAAGGTTCTCTGGACGTCCGCTCAACAACCTCTCGAGGAAGTGACGGTAGGAGAAACCACTGACCCCTGACCATAAAACCCTTTACCACTAACCCCTCACGCTAACCCTTTAGCCTAAAGCCCCTCAGGATTTGCccgtgacctttgacctgtctttaggctgtgtgtgtgcagtatTAAAGTGTTCTTGTGTTAAACAGGCAGTTCTCAGAGGAGACACTCATCTATGGCCAGAATCCACTCCATGACTATTGAAGCACCCATCACTAAGGTacacagagtgtgtgtgtgtgtgtgcgtgcgtgcgtgcgtgtgtgcgtgtgtgtgtgtaatggagAGGACAGATGAGATGTTATAAGAAATAATGTACATCCAGCTGGTTGTTATTGCAGAATAAAGTCAGACAGGGAAGTGCTTTGCAgtgtagagcagtggttctcaaactttttagtCATAAGGCCCCTTTGTGTCGAGTGTATCGCTTTGCgcccccccccaaataaagacttatcaTCTTAAACTTCAAATTTTAATGAAACCAAAAACGTATCCAGTTCCgtcatgacaactctcggagGGTTTAGCAGGGTAGTGTAcatatagaaatgtatttggtttcatgccagaactttctcttgtcatttatggcgcttttccactgcatagtACGGTGCGTACAGCTCACTTTTGGGGGGGTTTGTACTTGTACACACAGATCACTGATTGGCCAGAGAGAATCATGACCAGCATCATTGGATTTGCAACACATGAatacacattttaatatggAATATTGCCATTTCGTTATATGCTTCGTGACAGTAATATAGAGATTGAGACCCTTAACGCAATGCTAAATGCTACATTAGCTTACCCTCGTGCGCTGGAGCAAACCAAATGTCTGCTCTTTGTGTAAGATTTCTCAAACTCTCTGGTAttttagcagtattttgttttgctgccatcCGCCATGGATATGCTCCAATACTAagtgtgttgtgcgtgtgtttgtcgcGTTCTCAATGATGCTACGGCAGTAGAGGCGGCGCAACCATGAGGATAAGTTTATAATCCCCACCCACTTTGAAGCGCTACTAAACTGCCGTGGAAAAGCAAAGTGAGCTGTACTGAGCCGAGTCGTACTAAACCTGACGGTACCATGCAGTGGGAAAAGCAccattatacaatgctggaacatcaattcttttggttggtgggctttttttctgatgtttgattgcataaaatgtatgaccaatttctatatttcataaaatgccacaaaatttgTGGCCTCCCTGGGTCCATCTTGAGAACAACTGGTGTAGAGTGAATTCTTCAACACATTTAACACACTGATGTGTACCCCTGCTGCCTACAGGTCGCTGCACGTCATGTGATTATCCTGCAATTGTTGTAGAAGGCGTGTTTTAAGGCTGACGTGTATGTGTGTAGGTGATAAACATCATTAATGCGGCTCAGGAGAGCAGCCCGATGCCTGTGgccgaggctctcgatcgcgTGCTGGAAATCCTGCGGACCACAGAGTTATACTCACCTCAACTCGGTACTAAAGAAGAAGATCCTCACACCAGTGATCTGGTGGGGGGTCTCATGACCGTAAGTCTCACACAGCCTCTCTACACACAACACGAATGTGTGACACGTGCAGACTAGAGCGATTAACGTCTCATCTGACCGTGTGTCTGCAGGACGGACTGCGCAGATCATCTGGAAATGAGTACATCTTAGCCACCAAACGTAAGTTCAGATCTCACACACCCTCTCTCGCTGACCTTTGACTGTGATGTTCACACACACGTCATGTGTTTCAGCACTGCATCACATCCCGAGTCACCTGACCACACCACTGTCACTCAATGATATCCCAGCATGCATCACTCAAACGATGGAGAATGAAGACTCATGGGACTTTGATATTTTTAACCTGGAGTCAGCCACCATTAAACGgtacgcatgcacgcacgcgcgcacgcgcacacactcacacacacacacacacacacacacaaggcaaGAAAAAGACTCTTGAAGGATTGAGATGAAGCGTTTGGGTCTGTGTCTCTGTTCTTCTGCTCTGTTTTCAGCCCTTTAACCTATCTGGGGTTAAAGATCTTCTCACGCTTCGGCGTTTGTGAGTTTCTCAACTGTCCCGAGGCGACGCTTCGCTCGTGGCTGCAGGTCATCGAAGCCAACTATCACTCCAGTAACTCCTACCACAACTCTACGCACGCTGCAGACGTGCTGCACGCCACCGCATACTTCCTGCGCAAGGAGCGCGTGAAGGTGAGCATGCAGACGTTTGATCCGCAGACCTGCCGTAATGTGGCTGCAGGAATCATGCGTTGGCTTTGTCTCATCCTCAGCAAAGTCTGGACCCCATAGATGAAGTGGCGTCTCTCATCGCTGCGACTGTACATGACGTTGATCATCCGGGGAGGACAAACTCCTTCCTGTGTAATGCAGGAAGTGAACTGGCCGTACTGTACAACGACACGGCCGTGCTGGAGAGTCACCACGCTGCCCTCGCCTTTCAGATCACCACCAGAGACGAGAAGTGCAACATCTTCAAGAACATGGAGAGGTACACACAGCAAGCCTGAAACTACTTGTTACTTGTAGAACTTGAATGTTTTGCTTATGGTCGACATGTTTCATGTACATTGTacaaagcgctatataaataaaattgagttgagTTAAGTTAAGAGAACTTGTAGATTTCTGTAGCGACTCTACCAGTGAAGACTGCTGtgctgaaacacatttttttctaatgtaccttctgtgtttttaatcatttaattacaccattcCTCATGGGAGATGTACACTAGATGGTTTTGTACTCACACAGTGTATAGAAACACAGTGTTGTTGTGTCACAGGAATGAATACCGGACGCTTCGGCAGGCTGTTATTGACATGGTTCTCGCCACTGAGATGACAAAACACTTTGAACACGTAAACAAATTCGTCAATAGCATCAACAAACCGCTGGCTGCTCTGGAGGAGAGCGGGGTAAGAAACGCTTGTGCACGCACACATTTGAATGTGACTGGAGTTGTGTTTCTACAGCACCTCACAGGGAGGACTGTTGGAAAACGTGATTGTGCTTCTCTCTGGTGTCAGGGCAATGATGAGGAGGAGTCGGCGAAGGGCATCCTGATGGTTCCAGAAAACCGTATTCTGGTGAAGCGAATGTTGATCAAATGTGCTGATATCTCAAACCCCTGCAGACCGCTGGAGCTGTGCATAGAATGGGCTGGACGCATATCAGAGGAGTATTTTGCACAGGTGACGTTTGTGTTTGTCATCTTGATCCTTACTTATAACTcttgaccagtgttgggcaagttactctgaaaaagtaatgaattactagttactaatgacatattcaatagagtaattagattactgtacaaatgactctctccaaaaagtatttaattacttattactaatgactttctatatcctacatcaaccttgattagttaagtgattcaaggatatgaaatataattcaaataaataatataaaactacataaagtagtattattaactgaccaaagtatattacaaatgtgaaaatgatacattaaagcagggattttaaagttagactttgaatttttatgtcaattccactatcgcacacacatatattacacacagtatttagtttaaatacatcagaagtaactgcaattaaattacagaaaaactaagagtaatcccttacttgatattttcaattacagtaactaaatacttagtaactagttacacccaacactgctcttGACATCAAGACTCCAGCTGTAATACAGTATGTCCGTGTGTGCAGACGGATGAGGAGAAGCAGCAGGGTTTGCCGGTGGTGATGCCAGTGTTTGAGAGAAACACCTGCAGCGTTCCCAAATCCCAGATCTCCTTCATCGATTACTTCATCACGGATATGTTTGATGCTTGGGACGGTAAATCTTACACGCCTGCTTCATCAGCCATTGCATTTGCGTTCAACACGATTATCACGGTGTGAGATGATGACGATGTTTTGTGTCTGTAGCGTTTGCTGATCTGCCCAATCTGATGCAGCACCTGGACAACAACTTCAAATACTGGAAGAGTCTGGACGAGCGGAAACTGCGCAGCCTGCGACCGCCTCCCGAATGACACCCGTGAAGAAATGCTAGCCGTCAGCTCTGTTCGTTTGCTTTTGTTACACACGGGCACGTCTGCGGAACgctatttattttgatttctgTCACAAGTCATGAGGAGAATCATGTTAGATTACAAATACTACAACTAAAACGAGAGTACGTATAAACACCAAAGTGATCAACAGAAATGATCTGTATTTGCAGATTTAGAGATatgaacacattttattttcttatcGACTGAAGCCGTTGAAATCTTCCTGTTGTATATAGACGTGAGTGATGCGACGGTCCCGTGATGACGCTGTTCACCGTCTGGCGTAAATCTGTGAAAATATTGGGACGTTTTTCTATGTGGTCGATCTACTGACGAGACTGCTGCCTTATTTTCTACGGTAACGTTATATTTATACAGCTCGGCGCTCCGGTGACCTGCGATGGACATCTGCAGTTTTTAACACGCTCACGTTGTGTGAAGTAAATCTCAATATTTTTATAGGTAATACATTTTACACTGGAACGATGTCAAGTGGAAGTGGACACAACCGAGATCACGCTCGGCCTTTTATTTGACGTGTTCTGAGACATT
Protein-coding regions in this window:
- the pde8a gene encoding high affinity cAMP-specific and IBMX-insensitive 3',5'-cyclic phosphodiesterase 8A isoform X2; the protein is MKLYEDQLQVLLVFAKDDAQSNAFCWACERAGFRCNIARTPEAALESFLEKNHDLILIDHRHSRHFDAEALCRSIRAMSCSLNTVIVAVVKRPDREESTVMPLISAGFNRRFIENSNMMTCYNELIQLYHGEIRAQIKLRACNAVFTALEQSQEAIEISNEDQLIQYVNPAYECIMGFQRGELLKENTEVPKSEKNKADLLETINACIRRGKEWQGVYYAKKKNGDSVQQNVKITPVVGQGGKIRHCVSVNRPLNDNNRTEKSCERVQAESQTEIQQSSKHKDRRKGSLDVRSTTSRGSDGSSQRRHSSMARIHSMTIEAPITKVINIINAAQESSPMPVAEALDRVLEILRTTELYSPQLGTKEEDPHTSDLVGGLMTDGLRRSSGNEYILATKPLHHIPSHLTTPLSLNDIPACITQTMENEDSWDFDIFNLESATIKRPLTYLGLKIFSRFGVCEFLNCPEATLRSWLQVIEANYHSSNSYHNSTHAADVLHATAYFLRKERVKQSLDPIDEVASLIAATVHDVDHPGRTNSFLCNAGSELAVLYNDTAVLESHHAALAFQITTRDEKCNIFKNMERNEYRTLRQAVIDMVLATEMTKHFEHVNKFVNSINKPLAALEESGGNDEEESAKGILMVPENRILVKRMLIKCADISNPCRPLELCIEWAGRISEEYFAQTDEEKQQGLPVVMPVFERNTCSVPKSQISFIDYFITDMFDAWDAFADLPNLMQHLDNNFKYWKSLDERKLRSLRPPPE
- the pde8a gene encoding high affinity cAMP-specific and IBMX-insensitive 3',5'-cyclic phosphodiesterase 8A isoform X1, with protein sequence MMGCASSIHISDRVVYHSGKESEDSHTPQLNCPPQPGQIKPNAYKKSLTELQFGPMKLYEDQLQVLLVFAKDDAQSNAFCWACERAGFRCNIARTPEAALESFLEKNHDLILIDHRHSRHFDAEALCRSIRAMSCSLNTVIVAVVKRPDREESTVMPLISAGFNRRFIENSNMMTCYNELIQLYHGEIRAQIKLRACNAVFTALEQSQEAIEISNEDQLIQYVNPAYECIMGFQRGELLKENTEVPKSEKNKADLLETINACIRRGKEWQGVYYAKKKNGDSVQQNVKITPVVGQGGKIRHCVSVNRPLNDNNRTEKSCERVQAESQTEIQQSSKHKDRRKGSLDVRSTTSRGSDGSSQRRHSSMARIHSMTIEAPITKVINIINAAQESSPMPVAEALDRVLEILRTTELYSPQLGTKEEDPHTSDLVGGLMTDGLRRSSGNEYILATKPLHHIPSHLTTPLSLNDIPACITQTMENEDSWDFDIFNLESATIKRPLTYLGLKIFSRFGVCEFLNCPEATLRSWLQVIEANYHSSNSYHNSTHAADVLHATAYFLRKERVKQSLDPIDEVASLIAATVHDVDHPGRTNSFLCNAGSELAVLYNDTAVLESHHAALAFQITTRDEKCNIFKNMERNEYRTLRQAVIDMVLATEMTKHFEHVNKFVNSINKPLAALEESGGNDEEESAKGILMVPENRILVKRMLIKCADISNPCRPLELCIEWAGRISEEYFAQTDEEKQQGLPVVMPVFERNTCSVPKSQISFIDYFITDMFDAWDAFADLPNLMQHLDNNFKYWKSLDERKLRSLRPPPE